One [Clostridium] saccharolyticum WM1 DNA segment encodes these proteins:
- a CDS encoding L-lactate dehydrogenase gives MRTDKRKIALVGTGMVGMSYAYCLLNQGVCDELVLIDINRKRAEGEAMDLNHGLAFSTSHMKIYAGEYRDCSDADIVAICAGVAQKSGETRLDLLKRNASVFQSIVQPVTESGFNGIFLVATNPVDIMTRITYSLSGFNPKRVLGSGTALDTARLRYLLGESLRVDPRNVHAYVMGEHGDSEFVPWSQAMIATKPILSLCNEDDDMVCREELMRIEDEVRGAAYRIIEAKQATYYGIGMALTRITRAILGDENSVFTVSAMLRGEYGQTEVYAGVPCIINKNGIQRVLSLSLSEEEKKQFQKSCDTLRESFEGIL, from the coding sequence ATGAGAACCGATAAAAGAAAGATCGCCTTAGTGGGCACGGGTATGGTGGGGATGAGCTATGCCTATTGTCTTCTGAATCAGGGAGTCTGCGACGAACTGGTTTTGATTGATATTAACCGGAAAAGGGCGGAAGGTGAAGCGATGGATTTAAACCATGGGCTGGCGTTTTCTACCTCCCATATGAAGATTTACGCTGGGGAATACCGGGACTGCTCGGATGCGGACATTGTTGCGATCTGTGCAGGGGTAGCCCAGAAGTCCGGAGAGACAAGGCTTGACTTATTAAAACGAAATGCTTCCGTGTTTCAGTCCATTGTACAGCCGGTAACAGAATCCGGCTTTAACGGAATTTTCCTTGTGGCTACCAATCCGGTGGATATTATGACGAGAATTACCTACTCCCTGTCAGGCTTTAATCCTAAAAGGGTGCTTGGTAGCGGAACTGCTCTGGATACAGCCAGGCTACGGTATCTGTTAGGTGAATCCCTGCGGGTGGATCCAAGAAATGTCCATGCCTATGTCATGGGGGAGCACGGAGACAGTGAATTTGTCCCTTGGAGCCAGGCCATGATCGCAACAAAGCCTATCCTGTCCCTTTGCAATGAGGATGATGACATGGTATGCAGGGAAGAGCTGATGCGGATTGAAGATGAGGTCCGGGGAGCGGCTTACCGGATCATTGAGGCCAAGCAGGCCACCTATTATGGGATCGGCATGGCTCTTACCAGGATCACCAGGGCCATCCTGGGGGATGAAAACAGTGTTTTTACAGTATCAGCCATGCTGCGGGGAGAATACGGGCAGACAGAGGTTTACGCTGGAGTTCCCTGTATCATCAATAAAAACGGGATACAGAGAGTTCTTTCGCTGTCTCTGTCAGAAGAAGAAAAAAAGCAGTTCCAAAAGTCCTGTGATACTCTTCGGGAGAGCTTTGAAGGAATATTGTAA
- a CDS encoding DUF4860 domain-containing protein: MNEKENQRGQMANTLFTILLFLVFVLCALFSVLIGGKVYENINGRAEDTYQKDVALSYIANKVRQGDEAARVTLEEMEGIPVLKLEQKIEESVYVTNIYYRDGRLWELFTDAESGLGVGDGNEILECSPVTMNMDGRFLHIKTEGEGGGSLWLSLRSGGSDDE; the protein is encoded by the coding sequence TTGAACGAGAAAGAAAACCAGAGAGGCCAGATGGCCAATACATTGTTTACCATACTGCTGTTTCTTGTATTTGTACTCTGCGCTCTTTTTTCGGTGTTGATCGGTGGGAAAGTCTATGAAAATATTAATGGCAGGGCAGAGGATACCTATCAAAAGGATGTGGCTTTAAGCTACATTGCCAATAAGGTGAGGCAGGGGGATGAAGCCGCCAGGGTTACTCTCGAAGAGATGGAGGGGATCCCTGTTCTTAAGCTGGAACAGAAGATCGAAGAATCTGTTTATGTGACCAATATTTACTACCGGGATGGCAGGCTGTGGGAATTGTTTACAGATGCAGAAAGCGGTCTGGGAGTAGGCGACGGAAATGAGATTCTGGAATGCAGTCCGGTTACCATGAATATGGATGGCAGGTTTCTTCATATAAAAACGGAAGGGGAAGGCGGAGGCAGTCTCTGGCTATCCTTAAGAAGCGGAGGATCGGATGATGAATAG
- a CDS encoding transglutaminase-like domain-containing protein: MKKNGTAMAAVCAVILFSFSGFVSGSKIASADSTNGSIEWKTVVSIEDEAVPLYSKPSGSKVRTPQATGAVTFGNDTALIDASNTGHGYVMVQYSGKASRIKVQVIKSGGETYSYDLNARSAYEVFPLTEGNGKYTVRVLEQVQGTQYAIKSSSDINVTLADQFDPFLYPNQYVNFSAGSAVVKKGEELAASAVDDIGIVTNVYNFVTKNFTYDTALASSVQSGYLPNVDQVLAQKKGICFDYAAVMTAMLRSQDIPTKLVVGYTGSLYHAWVNVYIDGQGWVDNIIYFDGYDWKLMDPTFASSGGNDPAIQQYITNSSNYKAKYTY; this comes from the coding sequence ACAGTACCAATGGAAGCATTGAGTGGAAGACCGTGGTAAGCATTGAGGATGAGGCAGTACCTCTTTATTCAAAGCCTTCAGGGAGCAAAGTAAGGACCCCTCAGGCAACCGGAGCAGTCACCTTTGGAAATGATACTGCGCTAATCGATGCTTCCAATACCGGCCATGGCTATGTGATGGTCCAGTACAGTGGAAAAGCATCCAGGATCAAAGTGCAGGTAATTAAGAGCGGTGGAGAGACCTATTCCTACGATCTCAATGCCAGATCTGCTTACGAGGTGTTTCCTTTGACAGAAGGAAACGGAAAATATACAGTCCGGGTGCTGGAACAGGTACAGGGGACCCAGTATGCCATAAAATCCAGCAGTGATATTAATGTAACACTGGCAGATCAGTTTGATCCATTCCTTTATCCCAACCAGTATGTGAATTTTTCCGCAGGAAGTGCGGTGGTAAAAAAAGGGGAGGAGCTTGCGGCTTCTGCAGTGGATGACATTGGCATTGTGACCAATGTATATAACTTTGTGACCAAGAATTTTACCTACGATACAGCGCTGGCTAGCTCCGTCCAGTCCGGCTATCTGCCGAATGTGGATCAGGTGCTTGCTCAGAAAAAGGGAATCTGCTTTGACTATGCAGCTGTTATGACTGCTATGCTGCGGTCCCAGGATATTCCCACAAAGCTTGTGGTAGGATACACTGGCAGCCTTTACCATGCATGGGTCAATGTTTATATAGATGGTCAGGGCTGGGTTGACAATATTATTTATTTTGACGGATACGACTGGAAGCTGATGGATCCCACCTTTGCCTCTTCAGGAGGCAATGACCCGGCCATACAGCAATACATTACAAACAGCTCCAATTATAAAGCAAAATACACATACTAA
- a CDS encoding transglycosylase domain-containing protein, protein MGKHKKKRKSPWSIFFRPIKAILFVFLGIMVLGCLAGGVVFLKYQNEIMACKEKADSIMSKTVKTDFSQPTDTRIYDSAGGLIGTINSGHYEYVPISGISKNLQNAYIAQEDRRFYKHHGIDYKGLMRAGVVYIKNKGAITQGGSTITQQVIKNTYLTQEKTFQRKLTEFFAAPRMEEKYSKSDILEFYCNTNFFANRCYGVSEASRYYFDKEAKDLTVWEAATLAGISNNPSKYDPVAHPETSKKKRDQVIDNMALCKFITEEEKDNAKAQPLTVAKIYEPGTKENYLTSYAIHCAAMELMKNDGFAFQYVFHNQASYDSYKEQYQELYQAKSDMIRNGGFEIHTSLETNIQNTLQGTIDERLKGFKDLQENGKFALQGAAVCIDNQTGYVVAIVGGRGTDDEYNRGFLSRRQPGSTIKPLIDYAPAFETGYYYPSRLVNDHLFDKGPKNSGGSYYGNVSVREALNRSLNTVAWQVLGDIGVNTGIGYLGKMHFAGLSYLDNGNSSMSIGGFTEGARVVDMAKGYSVLANKGMYSNNTCIVSLQSQYDGEIYNGNQADERIFTEDTAYMITDVLKGTLEKPYGTGYGLGLGIPAAGKTGTTNSNKDTWFCGYTKHYTTAVWVGYDTPKAMPGVYGKTYSGRIWHDFMAEINNGLPVQDWDMPATVSLWNVDSRGEKTDAATGNKDLFSSVAESAARSDGSKWKEEEERKKLESQVQKDLEASQQARQSVEQAAASLQSLIGELAALSHRDSSTEEKISTAYGLLDQLAGTEFYEGLKSQLDGAADHASSLPKQEDSAGKPQEIGPGVTKPRETTAPVFPGDFDPDEDVDSGIGPGGPDSTVEAVGPGME, encoded by the coding sequence ATGGGGAAACATAAGAAGAAGCGCAAAAGTCCATGGTCCATATTTTTTCGGCCGATTAAAGCTATTCTTTTTGTATTTCTGGGGATTATGGTTTTGGGATGCCTTGCAGGGGGCGTGGTATTTTTAAAATACCAGAATGAAATCATGGCCTGCAAGGAAAAGGCGGATTCCATAATGAGCAAGACGGTGAAGACTGATTTCTCCCAGCCGACGGACACGAGGATCTATGATTCTGCCGGAGGTTTAATAGGAACCATTAACTCCGGCCACTATGAATACGTCCCGATTTCGGGGATTAGCAAAAACCTTCAGAATGCTTATATCGCACAGGAGGACAGACGTTTTTATAAACATCATGGGATTGATTACAAAGGCCTGATGCGTGCAGGCGTAGTATACATAAAGAACAAGGGTGCCATCACTCAGGGCGGAAGCACCATCACCCAGCAGGTGATTAAGAACACCTATCTGACCCAGGAGAAGACCTTCCAGAGAAAGCTGACGGAATTTTTCGCTGCTCCCCGCATGGAGGAAAAATATTCCAAGTCAGACATTCTGGAATTTTACTGCAATACCAATTTCTTTGCCAACCGGTGCTATGGAGTATCTGAAGCCAGCCGCTATTATTTTGATAAGGAAGCAAAGGACCTTACCGTCTGGGAGGCAGCCACCCTGGCAGGCATCAGCAATAACCCGTCCAAATATGACCCGGTCGCCCATCCGGAAACCTCAAAAAAGAAAAGGGACCAGGTCATCGACAATATGGCTCTATGCAAGTTTATTACGGAAGAGGAAAAGGACAATGCCAAGGCACAGCCATTGACGGTAGCGAAGATCTATGAGCCGGGAACAAAGGAAAATTATCTGACAAGCTATGCCATACACTGCGCTGCCATGGAATTAATGAAAAATGACGGATTTGCTTTCCAGTATGTGTTTCATAACCAGGCTTCTTATGATTCCTACAAGGAGCAGTACCAGGAGCTTTATCAGGCAAAGAGCGATATGATCCGCAACGGAGGATTTGAAATACATACCAGTCTGGAAACCAATATCCAGAATACTCTCCAGGGAACCATTGACGAACGTTTGAAAGGCTTTAAGGATCTCCAGGAAAACGGTAAGTTTGCCTTACAGGGGGCGGCGGTGTGCATCGACAATCAGACCGGATATGTGGTGGCCATTGTAGGCGGCCGGGGGACTGATGACGAGTACAACCGGGGATTTTTAAGCAGACGGCAGCCAGGATCTACCATAAAGCCGCTGATTGACTATGCGCCTGCCTTTGAAACCGGGTATTATTATCCTTCCAGACTGGTGAATGACCACCTGTTTGACAAAGGTCCTAAAAACAGCGGAGGCAGCTATTATGGTAACGTTTCTGTAAGAGAAGCATTAAACCGCAGTTTAAATACGGTGGCCTGGCAGGTGCTGGGGGACATTGGTGTCAATACGGGCATCGGTTATCTGGGAAAGATGCACTTTGCAGGCTTAAGTTATTTAGATAACGGAAACAGCAGCATGAGCATCGGAGGTTTTACAGAAGGCGCCAGAGTGGTGGATATGGCAAAGGGGTACTCTGTCCTGGCAAATAAAGGGATGTACAGCAACAATACCTGTATTGTCAGCCTGCAAAGCCAGTATGACGGTGAAATATATAATGGAAACCAGGCAGATGAAAGAATATTTACGGAAGATACCGCTTATATGATCACGGATGTGTTAAAAGGCACCCTGGAAAAGCCTTACGGTACGGGCTATGGTCTGGGGCTTGGCATACCGGCTGCAGGGAAGACAGGAACCACCAACAGCAATAAGGATACCTGGTTCTGCGGTTATACAAAGCATTATACCACGGCTGTCTGGGTGGGATATGATACGCCCAAGGCCATGCCCGGAGTTTATGGGAAAACCTATTCGGGAAGAATCTGGCATGATTTTATGGCAGAGATAAACAACGGGCTTCCGGTCCAGGATTGGGATATGCCTGCAACGGTTTCCCTTTGGAATGTAGATTCCAGAGGAGAAAAAACAGATGCTGCAACAGGAAATAAGGACCTGTTTTCCTCTGTGGCAGAGTCTGCGGCCAGATCCGATGGCAGTAAATGGAAGGAAGAGGAAGAACGGAAAAAGCTGGAATCCCAGGTGCAGAAAGACTTGGAGGCTTCTCAGCAGGCCAGACAGTCAGTGGAACAGGCGGCAGCCTCTCTCCAGTCCCTGATCGGGGAATTAGCTGCTTTAAGCCATCGGGACAGTTCTACAGAAGAAAAAATCAGCACTGCCTACGGTCTCTTAGATCAGTTGGCTGGAACGGAATTTTATGAAGGGTTGAAGAGTCAGCTTGATGGAGCGGCAGATCATGCCTCATCCCTTCCGAAACAGGAGGATTCTGCAGGGAAGCCACAGGAGATCGGTCCGGGTGTTACAAAGCCCAGAGAGACCACTGCCCCTGTTTTCCCTGGGGATTTTGATCCGGATGAGGATGTTGACTCCGGCATTGGGCCGGGCGGTCCTGATTCCACAGTGGAAGCGGTAGGGCCGGGAATGGAATAG
- the mgtE gene encoding magnesium transporter, whose translation MQENYNMEELMELADSRQFRKLKDVLMEFNEVDIAAYIEALDWEKTVVVFRMLPKEMASDVFACLEVEKQKHIINSITDHELGTIIEDLFVDDAVDMLEELPASVVKRVLQNAAPDTRKLINQFLNYPENSAGSIMTAEYVGLKKTMTVAQAFDYIRKNGIDKETIYTCYVMDATRRLEGVVTVKDLLMNPYEVAIGDIMDTHVIKAVTTEDQEEVADSFRKYGLLSLPVVDHEDRLVGIVTVDDVVDVMEQEATEDFEKMAAMLPSEKPYLKTSVFQLAKNRIMWLLVLMISSMVTGGILSRYEAAFAVIPLLVTFIPMLTDTGGNAGSQSSTMIIRGMAVGEIETRDIFRVVLKELKVALLVGVILGLVNYVRLILLYPGQEMLCLTVVLSLLVTVILAKTIGGVLPIAAKVFHMDPAIMAAPLITTIVDAFSLIIYFQLACRLLGL comes from the coding sequence ATGCAGGAAAATTACAATATGGAAGAGCTGATGGAGCTGGCTGACAGCCGTCAGTTCCGAAAGCTGAAGGATGTGCTGATGGAGTTCAATGAAGTGGATATTGCGGCTTACATTGAAGCTTTGGACTGGGAAAAAACAGTGGTGGTATTTCGGATGCTTCCCAAGGAAATGGCCAGCGATGTGTTCGCATGCCTGGAGGTGGAGAAGCAGAAGCATATTATTAACAGTATTACAGATCATGAATTGGGAACAATCATAGAAGATTTGTTTGTAGATGATGCGGTGGATATGCTGGAGGAGCTGCCTGCCAGTGTGGTAAAAAGGGTGCTGCAGAATGCAGCTCCTGATACCAGAAAGCTGATCAACCAGTTTTTAAACTATCCGGAAAACAGCGCCGGAAGTATTATGACGGCAGAATATGTGGGGCTGAAGAAAACCATGACCGTTGCCCAGGCCTTTGACTATATCAGAAAGAATGGAATCGATAAGGAAACCATTTATACCTGCTATGTGATGGATGCCACAAGAAGGCTGGAGGGAGTGGTCACGGTCAAGGATTTACTGATGAACCCCTATGAAGTTGCTATCGGCGATATCATGGATACTCATGTAATAAAAGCCGTCACAACAGAAGACCAGGAGGAGGTAGCCGACAGCTTCCGGAAATACGGCCTTTTGAGCCTGCCTGTGGTGGATCACGAAGACCGTCTGGTAGGAATCGTTACGGTTGATGACGTTGTGGATGTTATGGAACAGGAGGCCACAGAGGACTTTGAGAAAATGGCAGCTATGCTCCCCAGCGAGAAACCCTATTTAAAGACCAGCGTATTCCAGCTGGCGAAAAACAGGATTATGTGGCTTCTTGTCCTGATGATCAGCAGCATGGTGACAGGAGGAATTCTGTCAAGATATGAGGCAGCCTTTGCGGTGATCCCACTGCTTGTAACCTTTATCCCCATGCTGACGGATACCGGCGGCAATGCCGGCAGCCAGAGCAGCACCATGATCATCCGGGGAATGGCCGTGGGAGAGATCGAAACAAGAGATATTTTCCGCGTGGTTTTAAAGGAACTTAAGGTGGCTCTCCTTGTAGGTGTGATCCTGGGGCTTGTGAATTATGTCCGGCTGATCCTTCTTTATCCAGGGCAGGAAATGCTTTGCCTGACTGTTGTACTGAGCCTTTTGGTCACCGTTATTCTGGCAAAGACCATCGGCGGAGTTCTACCCATTGCAGCCAAGGTGTTTCATATGGATCCGGCCATTATGGCGGCTCCCCTCATTACCACCATTGTGGATGCGTTCAGCCTGATCATATATTTCCAGTTGGCATGCAGGCTCCTGGGATTATAA
- a CDS encoding type II secretion system F family protein: MKTKAKKPYSSRELSAFCLQISILLHSAIPLDEGLSVMAEDAVWEEEKKLLMQMAEEAELGIPFSKVLEHAGVYPSYVIRMAELGEETGTLDQIMESLAGYYEKEHVLLKNIRNALTYPILMIFMLLVVLLVLFTKVMPVFENVYQQLGAEMSPVSLAATRLGGVFCGAALALGILLALSSALVWLLGRKGKKLLIAQRLIRWMKRRSHMALSVANRRFTAVLALTLHSGLDLEKGMELAEQLVENPSVEEKIKGCAKELEAGADYYTAMKNTGLFKGFYAQMIKVGTRSGRLDRVMDEISKSYEEEADAAMEHMISRFEPTVVAVLAVAVGLVLLSVMLPLVSVLSAIG; encoded by the coding sequence ATGAAAACGAAAGCGAAAAAGCCATATTCTTCCAGGGAACTTTCCGCTTTCTGCCTCCAAATATCAATTCTTCTCCATTCAGCAATCCCTCTTGACGAGGGATTGTCTGTTATGGCGGAGGATGCGGTATGGGAGGAAGAGAAAAAGCTACTTATGCAAATGGCAGAAGAGGCAGAGCTGGGCATTCCTTTCTCAAAAGTACTGGAGCATGCAGGAGTTTATCCGTCCTATGTGATCCGGATGGCAGAGCTGGGGGAGGAGACAGGGACTTTGGATCAGATCATGGAATCTCTGGCCGGATATTATGAAAAAGAGCACGTCCTTCTGAAAAATATAAGAAATGCCCTCACCTATCCGATCCTTATGATCTTCATGCTTCTGGTGGTCCTTCTGGTTTTATTCACAAAGGTTATGCCTGTATTTGAAAATGTATATCAACAACTGGGGGCAGAGATGTCGCCGGTATCTCTGGCTGCGACAAGGCTTGGAGGCGTATTCTGCGGGGCAGCCCTGGCTCTGGGAATCCTTCTGGCCCTTTCGTCCGCTCTGGTGTGGCTTTTGGGAAGGAAGGGGAAAAAGCTTCTGATCGCGCAACGGCTGATCCGGTGGATGAAAAGAAGGAGCCATATGGCTCTTTCCGTAGCAAACCGGCGCTTTACAGCGGTTCTGGCATTGACCCTTCACAGCGGCCTTGACTTAGAAAAGGGCATGGAGCTGGCAGAACAACTGGTGGAGAATCCATCAGTGGAAGAAAAGATCAAAGGGTGTGCAAAGGAACTTGAGGCGGGAGCGGACTATTATACCGCCATGAAGAATACAGGATTGTTTAAAGGCTTTTATGCACAGATGATAAAGGTGGGAACAAGAAGCGGGCGCCTGGACCGGGTCATGGATGAAATATCCAAAAGCTATGAAGAAGAGGCAGATGCTGCTATGGAGCACATGATCAGCAGGTTCGAGCCTACGGTGGTGGCGGTGCTGGCTGTCGCAGTGGGACTGGTGCTTTTGTCTGTCATGCTTCCTCTTGTCAGTGTATTATCGGCCATCGGATAG
- the gltX gene encoding glutamate--tRNA ligase has protein sequence MSKIRTRYAPSPTGRMHVGNLRTALYAYLIAKHEGGDFLLRIEDTDQERFVEGAVEIIYRTLKETGLNHDEGPDKDGGVGPYVQSERQASGIYLEYAKKLVEKGEAYYCFCSQERLDSLKKTVEGQEIMTYDKHCLHLSREEVEANLAAGMPYVIRQNNPTEGTTAFHDEIYGDISVDNSELDDMVLIKSDGFPTYNFANVVDDHLMGITHVVRGNEYLSSSPKYNRLYHAFGWEVPVYVHCPLITNEEHKKLSKRSGHSSYEDLILQGFISQAVVNYVALLGWSPVGNQEIFSLDELIKEFDYHNISKSPAVFDMTKLRWMNGEYMKAMDFDQFYELAEPYLKDVIKKDLDLKKIAAMVKTRIEVFPDIADHIDFFETLPEYDTAMYTNKKMKTGIESSLGLLQDVIPILEAQEDYSNDALYETLSKYVSEKGYKTGFVMWPIRTAVSGKQMTPAGATEIMEVLGKEESLIRIRKGIQLLSNGAQ, from the coding sequence ATGAGCAAAATAAGAACAAGATACGCACCGAGCCCTACAGGCCGTATGCATGTAGGGAACTTAAGAACTGCATTATATGCTTACCTGATTGCAAAACACGAAGGCGGCGATTTCCTTCTGCGCATCGAGGATACGGATCAGGAGCGTTTTGTGGAAGGTGCTGTCGAGATTATTTATAGAACCTTAAAAGAAACAGGGCTTAACCATGACGAAGGTCCGGACAAGGATGGCGGCGTAGGTCCTTATGTACAGAGTGAGCGACAGGCCTCCGGCATTTATCTGGAATATGCGAAAAAGCTGGTGGAAAAAGGAGAGGCTTATTACTGCTTCTGTTCCCAGGAAAGACTGGATTCCCTTAAAAAAACTGTGGAAGGCCAGGAGATCATGACTTATGACAAGCACTGCCTTCATCTTTCCAGAGAAGAGGTAGAAGCCAATCTGGCGGCAGGAATGCCTTATGTCATCCGCCAGAACAATCCTACCGAAGGAACCACTGCCTTTCATGATGAGATATACGGGGACATCTCCGTGGACAACTCGGAGCTTGATGATATGGTTCTGATCAAATCCGACGGATTCCCCACTTATAATTTTGCAAACGTGGTGGATGATCATCTTATGGGGATAACCCACGTAGTACGGGGGAACGAATATTTATCTTCCTCACCCAAGTACAACCGCCTTTATCACGCCTTTGGCTGGGAGGTTCCGGTATATGTTCATTGTCCGCTGATCACCAATGAAGAGCACAAGAAGCTGAGCAAGAGAAGCGGCCATTCCTCCTATGAGGACCTGATCCTGCAGGGCTTTATTTCCCAGGCTGTTGTGAATTATGTGGCTCTTTTAGGCTGGTCCCCTGTAGGCAACCAGGAGATCTTCTCTCTGGATGAACTGATAAAGGAGTTTGACTATCACAATATCAGCAAATCCCCGGCTGTTTTTGACATGACAAAGCTGCGCTGGATGAACGGCGAATATATGAAAGCCATGGACTTTGACCAGTTTTATGAACTGGCTGAGCCTTATTTAAAGGATGTGATCAAGAAGGATCTGGATTTAAAGAAGATCGCTGCCATGGTAAAGACAAGGATCGAGGTATTTCCGGATATAGCAGATCACATTGACTTTTTTGAGACTCTGCCGGAATACGATACTGCCATGTACACCAATAAGAAAATGAAGACTGGCATCGAAAGTTCCCTTGGCTTACTGCAGGATGTGATTCCCATCCTGGAAGCCCAGGAGGATTACAGCAATGATGCTTTGTACGAGACACTTTCAAAATATGTTTCCGAAAAGGGGTATAAAACCGGATTTGTTATGTGGCCCATTCGTACAGCGGTTTCCGGTAAGCAGATGACACCGGCAGGAGCTACTGAGATTATGGAAGTCCTGGGTAAGGAAGAATCCCTCATAAGAATAAGAAAGGGAATCCAGCTTTTAAGCAATGGGGCTCAATAG
- a CDS encoding type IV pilus twitching motility protein PilT: MKVIDLLGAAVAQKASDIFLVPGMPFSYKIGSRIVYQNEEKLFPLQLEALITELYELAGNRSMEKVREHGDDDFSFALPGVSRFRSSVFRQRGSLAAVIRVVTFELPDYSALHIPEAVMEIARMTKGFVLVTGPAGSGKTTTLACIIDKINNSRNAHVITLEDPLEYLHRHKQSVVTQREVVTDTDSYVTGLRAALRQAPDVILVGEMRDYETIRIAMTAAETGHLVISTLHTVGAANTIDRIIDSFPPNQQQQIRMQLSMVVQAVVSQQLIPAVDGSVYPAFEIMFFNNAIRNMIRESKTHQIDSVIATGQGEGMVTMDASLLNLYKEGKITRESAIIYSSNSELMTKKMDRGL; this comes from the coding sequence ATGAAGGTAATTGACTTGTTAGGTGCTGCTGTGGCACAGAAAGCATCCGATATTTTTCTGGTGCCAGGCATGCCGTTTTCATATAAAATAGGAAGCAGGATTGTGTATCAGAATGAGGAAAAGCTGTTTCCTCTTCAGTTGGAGGCATTGATCACGGAATTGTATGAGCTGGCAGGAAACCGGAGCATGGAAAAAGTGAGAGAGCATGGGGATGATGATTTTTCCTTTGCACTTCCCGGTGTTTCCAGGTTTCGTTCCAGCGTGTTCCGCCAGAGAGGTTCTCTTGCGGCGGTGATCCGGGTGGTGACCTTTGAGCTGCCTGATTACAGTGCGCTTCATATACCTGAGGCGGTTATGGAGATTGCCAGGATGACAAAAGGTTTTGTCCTTGTTACAGGGCCGGCGGGAAGCGGCAAGACCACTACCCTGGCCTGTATCATAGATAAGATCAACAACTCCCGCAATGCTCACGTGATTACCCTGGAAGATCCTCTTGAGTATCTTCACCGCCATAAGCAAAGTGTGGTCACCCAGAGAGAAGTCGTTACGGATACGGACAGTTATGTGACCGGACTTCGGGCGGCCCTACGCCAGGCGCCGGATGTGATCCTTGTAGGAGAAATGAGGGATTATGAGACCATACGGATTGCCATGACGGCTGCGGAAACAGGACATCTGGTAATATCCACCCTTCATACGGTGGGGGCGGCCAATACCATTGACCGCATCATTGACAGTTTTCCTCCTAACCAGCAGCAGCAGATCCGGATGCAGCTTTCCATGGTGGTTCAGGCTGTGGTTTCCCAGCAGCTTATTCCTGCTGTGGATGGCAGTGTCTATCCTGCATTTGAAATCATGTTTTTCAACAATGCCATCCGGAATATGATCCGAGAGTCGAAAACCCATCAGATCGATTCTGTGATTGCCACCGGTCAGGGGGAAGGCATGGTCACCATGGATGCAAGTCTTCTGAATTTATATAAAGAGGGAAAGATCACAAGGGAAAGCGCCATCATATACAGCAGCAACAGCGAATTAATGACAAAAAAGATGGACCGGGGACTGTAA